The DNA window TATGCAGTTCGGTCTTAAATAGGATTACCTCGTTGACATCCGCATCCATCTGGGAGAGGATCGACTCGATCCCGGCATGAGCCATATCGATGGCCAGTGCAGGCGGTGACGGCATCATCACAATCCCAAGCAACTCTGCAGTCCCGTCGAGGAAGGCGGAGATCATGATATTGCCAATCTCCAGCAGTGCACTCCGGTCCATCTCATCGATCTCCCGCTCCATATCAGTCATACCAAGCATCGTATTGGTCAGACGGAGGGCCGACTCCCGTGGAACCAGGAGGACGATATATCCCCCGGGTTCAAGCTCGCCCTGCAGGGAGAAGACCACCATGGCTACATATTCATCCCCGATA is part of the Methanosphaerula palustris E1-9c genome and encodes:
- a CDS encoding chemotaxis protein CheC, which encodes MLLTDIQLDAIRELGNIGAAHAATTLSQMLMSQIEMSVPEIKVVDIGNICDHIGDEYVAMVVFSLQGELEPGGYIVLLVPRESALRLTNTMLGMTDMEREIDEMDRSALLEIGNIMISAFLDGTAELLGIVMMPSPPALAIDMAHAGIESILSQMDADVNEVILFKTELHSEEHRIKSDILFMPDTRTLNDILRLLQELVGSVQ